A segment of the Cotesia glomerata isolate CgM1 linkage group LG2, MPM_Cglom_v2.3, whole genome shotgun sequence genome:
TTACACCGGATTGGCAAAATTGTACCGGTTGATTTACATCGCAGATCACTGTCCAAGTTTGAGAATCGAGGCTCTCAAAATGGCGATAACTCATGTAATGACGACTTATAATGTTAATCTGTATCAAATATTGCACAAAAAATTGCTCCAAGCTCTGGGAACTCCTGGACTACCGGACGTAGCAGCGCAGTCGACGTCCCAGGACATCCCGACACTCAACCAGATGTGGGTTGAGAACAAATCCAAGAAAGCAGCCTTAAAATTAGAGAAGTTTGATACTGATTTGAAGAACTACCGCAGTAATTCCATCAAAGAGAGCATCAGGCGCGGACACGACGATCTTGGTGATCACTATTTAGACTGCGGAGATCTTGGAAACGCGCTGAAATGTTACTCGCGAGCTCGAGACTACTGCACCAGCGGGAAGCATGTTGTCAACATGTGTCTCAACGTTATAAAAGTATCAGTTTACCTTCAAAACTGGACCCACGTGCTGACTTACGTCTCCAAGGCTGAGAACGCACCGGACTTTCCTGATCTTCATAGCAAAGACAACAACCAGTCTATAATAACGAAGTTGAAAGTCGCGGCTGGACTGGCGGCTCTGGCCATGAGAAAATACAAGCTCGCTGCCAGACACTTCCTCCAAGCTTCTCTTGACCACTGTGATTGTCCGGATCTGTTGTCTCCAGGAAACGTCGCACTGTACGGAGGACTCTGTGCGCTGGCTACCTTCGACAGACCCGAGCTACAGAAGCTAGTTATTCAAAGtagttcatttaaattattcttggaACTCGAGCCGCAATTAAgagacattatttttaaattctacgAGTCTAAGTACGCTTCATGTTTGAAATTATTGGACGAAATACGTGACAACATTCTGCTGGACATGTACATTGCGCCACATGTTGCTTTGCTGTATACACAGATTCGCAATCGTGCTTTGATACAGTATTTCAGTCCTTACTTGAGCGCTGATATGAGACGCATGGCTGTTGCGTTCAATAGGACTGTCCCGGCTTTGGAAGATGAACTTATGCAACTTATCTTGGACGGACAGATCCAAGCTCGTATTGATTCGCATAATAAGGTAAATATTATTGCAAATTTattcggaaaaaaattatttttgatataaggtaaaagacccagttattgacactaaactatttattgacacttgcaattttattttaattaaataaaacaaatcgactctaataaattaataaatataatttttgaattatcaattttaagataattggttttttgacaacattttatttttttaatcagaataaaattgcaagtgtcaatcaactaggccagtgtcaataactgggtatTTTACCTtaacctgcattgaaaatgcgagttttaattttaatgcttgttgagccaaccgaaactagtcaatttcagaccaatgcgacTGTTACCGGGCAGGAATCAATTATTTCTccccggagggcagaaaatcATCATTTTCTGCCCGCGATATaaagttgcagctttatttcCAACCCTATCAGAGtatcttttgtttattttatacctttacTAGCTATTActcgcccgcttcgctgggcgctttatagaattacatttttagatctatacttgaaatttaattagagtattgtttttacttgcacagattctcaattctatcgaattggcatgcaccttttatccatgtaattattctagctaatattcattgtaacttttaatgtgcaatcattataacattcccgtgtctttcttacaaaaatgaattataattgatttgaaaagaaaaatttgtaatgagcattgaaagttttagttaaagaaattgcaggtctcataagtgaagaaatctgcctagtatataaacataaccaatagaattaaaaaatttattttaaacaaacgaCAATCgatatagaataaatttagttacaataaaaattcattatttctaagtcaaaagaATATAGGCTCCGGATAAGCAATCATCAACATATCATAAACTAAAATCTTCttcgaaacacgctgcatcttatggtaataatattattccgatcggttcagtagttttcgcagtataaccagACAAAAAAACcagctctccatttattagtatagatagaAGATAGATAATTGTCATTCTAATCGTTAAATGTactcggctgcccaatttcaaaacacagtaactaacatttaaaaattttttaaatttttcttattaaaaaaaagtttgcctgccaaattgatgaaaaatttgatttatgaatagaaaatacttgaatataaatatttttaagaaaaaatacttgaaattaaggtctaaaagttataaaaaatgcagcaatattaaaaaaaattaggtataaaaattttgcagttactatgttttaaaattgggcagccgtactgacatattataattctgttactaagcataaataagaatgacaaaaaaaaactattcaatttacgaataatgtttaataaaaaataaatcattactTTCTTGAAttgtagtttttaattttcttaataagttttacaataaaatggtattttcgctATTTGTCTGAAACTATCTAATTCTGGTTGGCTCAAGACATTGAAACTTGCTCGCTTCGTTTGGGCAGGCAACTTCATTCTcttttcaaatcatttttttcatccctagtcacacaatataaggtaaaagaccccattagtggcacctTTAATCCCtattagtggcactttttctttcaatggaaaaATGTTctatttggaataaaaattgaaaatttttttgatcttaaggtcttaaagattagaaataatatattcattattgaaattaataatttcaataattgaataagtaccaaaatcaaaAGTCTTTTACcctactaatttttaatttattatttgagggatttaattatgaattattgatgatgtatttatttatttattgcagaTTTTATATGCCAAAGACGTTGATCAACGTAGCACAACCTTTGAAAAGTCTATAAGTGTGGGAAAAGAGTATCAAAGACGAACAAGAATGCTCATTTTGCGAGCTGCTATTCTCAAACATCATATCCATGTCAAGGTATTAGATAGGGACAATAATTTTGGATAagttgattataaaataaacaaaaatacgCTCCACCTATTTTTGggttttgtaaaatatatattttctataaatcagggaaaaaataaacagattaTTAGATTATTCTAACCCAAAAATCAATGAAGTCGTATTTGTGTCTTAGTAATTAGgcatttacatttattttaattattagtgcCCACAACGGGAAAGTTCTCAAGGTGGCGAAATGTCAGTTGCTCCAGGCAACAGCAGCTCAGCGCCAAGAAATTAATATTCGCCTGTTTGTACACCAACTATAAACATTGTgtcattttgttttttattattaattatcattaagaattcttccttttttttctttttatataatCGATGTACATACACTTTCAGTacatttatgataataaatatggcGTGCAAATGTTACAGTgatttttcctaatttttttttaattactaaaattacataaatattattattataaaatgtaataaaaataagaaaattttataagcataaataaattaaatttaaagttaaatacaatttttttttaatttaattaatttttttcttatttatttaattttattttataaatatattttcccGCCAAATTACTAAACTATCGCGCGCATGCGCGTTCTACTTATCGAAAGAGTGCGCATCTCTCACATCATTGGTTGTTCATTATCGGACCACAAGATGGCGGCTCAAGTGACCTGAGCGGGTGATCGTCGTATGTTTTACGCGAGTTttatccgttcaaaagttttatttgaCGTGAAGTTATTGTATTTGTCTCATTAATCACAATAAAAGTGTTACATTAAACAATAAGTATCTTACCTAACATACTTATCCAACCGAAGAGAAATTAAATGGATGATTCCGTGTAAGTGTCATGTTAAACATATTTcgtaattcattttattatttattatttaaatttatgaatttcttttaacaaaaaataattctcaaCAATAAACACTGGCAAAATTCggagactttttttttgtcataaacaATCCagcagacatttaaaaattttttttacttttttcattaattaaattaaaaataaaaaaatatatgatgacATTAAAATCAGCCGACgttcaacaattttagattttttttttattatcaagtaaattagaacaaaaaaaacatttttacaaaattgcacgcataatttttaaacggaAATTAACTTCACagacatttattaatttaaaaaatttttttaacaaataaattatggcaaaaaaaattgacatttagaaatttttaaaaattaaaaatgcaattttttttaaataatttttaggaacaaatatgtttgttaaaaaaaattaaaaaattttcaagtgactgcaaactttaatttcataaattttaaaactttctatatgtaaaattttttcaattgattttttaaaaataatttttgcaataaaaaaaattctacaaatttttagatgtcggctaactttattgtcaTAAATATATGACACTAAAGTTAGCAATCATTTGACCATTCttttaacaatgaaatttaaatgaaagttaagttagctgacatttaaaaatttttacaattttttttaataaaaaaatttattacaaacaataaaaaaaaaatttgacatgtagaaaatttgaaaaactgtaagtgcaaatttaaaaaaacatttttttgttctaattaaataaatgaagcaaaataaaaaaattaaaaatgtcagctaactttattattataaaatttgacccgaaaaataatttttaaaaaattgcatttttaattttttaaaaattctacatgtcaaattttttttttataatatatttgtatcaaaaattcttaaaattatcaaatatttactaaattatttttaaaaaattgcacttattgtttttcaaattaaaaaaaaatttttttgctacaaatttttcaataaaaaaaattctaaaaattgttagatgtttgctaacttaattttcatccgTTGGTTCACGTAAATGGCTCCCCGCCTTTATTAATCCCGCCAATTTACAAATAagtacaattattaaaaaaaaaaaacattaacatGGCCCTTTTATTATGGTTTttgtgtgaaaaaatattgtacaaGAAATTATTGCTGACAATTTTTGTCGCGAGAAATTTTTGCATGAGAAAAAAGAGACGGCCACCCACGTAAATGAGTAAAAATCCCTAGTTTGATCAACTGTTTCATCGTTTATTATATATTCATTACAATTTGGATCCCAgaaatcgttaaaaatgtttttgaccGCAAGATGCCGAGTTTTAGATGAAAAACTTTGATctaggaaaaaattaattcaaactttCACCATCAGTAGCAAAATCGATtggatagataaaaaaaaagtaaaaaatgaaagacgggaaattttatttcataattttatttttttatataggtATTGCCGAAGCaagtagtaataataaattataaaaataacgagTCATAACCATAAGACTCGCGAAACTCATAATCCAAAACATGACTCAGGTTTTTTCctcattcaaattttatctCCAACTGGACTGacattttttctcattttaaattctttttatgTTGGAGCCAAAACAACTACTTGAGATACAATATACAATAACTATACTctctttatattattatgattattgctAAGCTACATCTATACTAGCAAAGTACTTTTTATTCAAATCTCGTCTCAAATGATTTAAGCAAATTCAAGGTCAGTAAATTCAacacataaaatataataataataataatttaaaatatttttatctcctGAAAAAAACTCGTTAAGTAATACACCCACGTTACATATTACACgagaaattattaacatttaaaagtCTTTCTCCATCGAGACGATTAATAAACCTTTGACTTAACTGGTATGACCCCAATGGCGTTAACCCCGTCTAACTTAATTACCCGGACATATGAGCCtccaataaatattaatatataatagataATATAAACATActtatacatacacacacacatatatatttacttaacatGAACTGAAGCACCGGCgataaatcttaaatttatcTGACCGACATGATTTATTCGTTAATTCGCTGTAAACTGTAAGTGAAAATGACTCCCTTTGAGTAAGACGAGTTAATTAGTCAATAATCTCATCTCATCTCATCTCATCTGTTTTAAAGCACCACTTATCTCTTTGTTTCCACGATACGAGCATTAACCAACGATCTGACTCTCAGGATAGATTCCCTTCGACTCTTATCCCAATTAGTCCCCCCGGTCGGGTCAAAAGGTCGTGACTCGCTCGGGTCACGGCCAAATTCCCCGTAAACTCTGAGATCTTTTGCCGCGAATTAACCAactcactttttttttaattttatttctactaAATTTCTCTCTTTGTTCTTATCAATTAAGGGGACCCGGTGGTCTAGCGGCCtaaaatttaagctattttaaaaattttatttctatatgaAGGTAATGACTAATGCTCTCAAATATTACGCTTATTCTATTACTTATCAACTacacaaaaatgaaattaaaacaaaaaaaaaattttttttaaattagaaaaatggcGTTGAAGTCCCcctctcaaaaaaaaaaaaaaatgcatctGACTGGTGGAGGTAGATTGATCTCTCCCTCtgatctgaaattaaaaaatattactgatttttaattagtataagTACAGTTATCGTCGGAactagaatgaaaaaaaaaaaatatttgacaaaatggcgcgtagttaaaagtaaaaatctgaaattcgttttcaaaaaatacttttaactacgcgccattttgtcaaatatttttttttttttttcattctagtTCCGACAATAACTGTActtatactaattaaaaatcagtcatattttttaattttagatcaGAGAAAGAGATCAATCTACCCCCACCAGTCAggtccatttttttttgagaggGGAACTTCAGCGCCATTTttctaatttgaaaaaaaatttttttttgttttgattttcatttttgtgtagttgataagtaatagaataagtgtaaaaaatttgaaagcatTAGTTATTACCTTCAcgtagaaataaatttttttaaaatagcttaaattttaGGCCGCTAGACCGACGGGTCTtcttaaattaacaatattatttatcattgttatattttataaatttttttgtcagatATGCATTTCCTTGTACCGTCAGATAGCGGGCGTGTGCTTCAGTGTAGGCGACTTTGATCTCTCGGGCATTAATGACTATCTAGTACGTTAATTAAACACGCGCCTTCTAAAGTTAAATAACGTATGGGCAATGTATGTAAATCGATGGCTAAAGACGGCGGATATATCTGAGGTACTGAGATTTAATCTCGTATATAAATCCTTTCCCTATATGTATATGcattatatacatgtatgaACATTTTACCCCGGTTCATGATGCAACAGAAGCGGtaatcaacaaaataaaaaatcactgaaataaataatactggcaagtaataaaaaaaaaaagttttaatgataatcccacactgatagaaggatttattaactattaataatttaatttatttgaagacaatcatttaatttattaaattttaataaatattttttaacattcaataaatatttatttgggaggaaagtacgtttattaatagttaataagtatttattaatagttaacaaatatttattaacagttaataaatattttgttgagtgaatttgtttcgcttgcaatgtcatatgatatcaagattgcttataaacaaaaatcatctttataaattttttgcattaattatattacattataataacgtttattgtaacatACCGAATTTTATCACAGCTcatataattatcttttatagttttaaatattaaagacgttaatttatttagtgaatttaattattatcatgtattccagctatagggttataaaaagtgtcaaaataaaattgctatttttgctttttattttaaataaatatttattaatagttaataaatattaattaaccattaatatatatttattaatagttaataaactgtacttaataattacttattaaatgttaataaatatttgttaactgttaacaaatatttatcaaatcctatgatattttacaatataattttaattattattatcattttgaaataatctttattaatattaaatatcttcGCGCCTTATGGATTATATAAATGTTAAGAATATTTGTATAATTAGTGTAAGGCCCTTTGGGAGCTTTGGCTTCAGggtctaaatttttaaataaataaataaatattaaaaaatcatttattagcaGTTAATAACGcagattaaatataaacaaatctttctatcagtgcaactaaaattattgattgcTTATATAACTTTATTCATAAATGTATCCAATGGATCTATGATATATTAAtatgtgtatttttttgttaaggATCGTGtaatatttgtgaaaaataattcgtgACTTGCCTCGGGGACAttcgtaataataatttcatgaaATGAAAGGCCGCATTGCTAACTCAGGCTCTTTTGCGAAGCATTTGTCTCGACGGCTAATTTATCTTGACTCGTGACCTGCCCGGGTGTGTACCTATCGCTGTGGTgagtttatattatatatatctatatgatGCAGAGAATGAAAATTCCAGTTAAGTTGGTTTGAGATCAAGCCAAGTATTTGgataatttagttaattcgTCCGTAAGACATAACAATGGCTTTTAAACACattatctataaataattcttatctataacttataactaaaatacttttacttcTATTCTATTCTGTTCTATTGTACAATGTACATATAAAGTAAAACTGTTTGAGGTGGGTTAAAATAGTGCTGGCGTAATGCCGGCGTGTGTCCGTTCGCCAGCTACTCGTTCATAATACATCTAAGTACAGTTCATACATGAGTTGCGGGTCAGAGAAAGCCGCGATTTAATCGGCGAACGCGTCAACTATGACCTCAGGTACTCACTAACTCAACTCGGTTTATCCGTTTCCGAGTTTATCCGCTTTCAAAAAtagttttgtaaaaatttaaaccacCTTACTCATAGACATagacatatataaataataacgtgTGGATATAATTTTCTACGTTTATATATCCAAtgggtaatttatatttttcgctCTTC
Coding sequences within it:
- the LOC123260189 gene encoding COP9 signalosome complex subunit 1b, which codes for MFSFVQHNAVEPMQVDAPPEDNDNTEEEPYVVENPTLDLEVYANSYTGLAKLYRLIYIADHCPSLRIEALKMAITHVMTTYNVNLYQILHKKLLQALGTPGLPDVAAQSTSQDIPTLNQMWVENKSKKAALKLEKFDTDLKNYRSNSIKESIRRGHDDLGDHYLDCGDLGNALKCYSRARDYCTSGKHVVNMCLNVIKVSVYLQNWTHVLTYVSKAENAPDFPDLHSKDNNQSIITKLKVAAGLAALAMRKYKLAARHFLQASLDHCDCPDLLSPGNVALYGGLCALATFDRPELQKLVIQSSSFKLFLELEPQLRDIIFKFYESKYASCLKLLDEIRDNILLDMYIAPHVALLYTQIRNRALIQYFSPYLSADMRRMAVAFNRTVPALEDELMQLILDGQIQARIDSHNKILYAKDVDQRSTTFEKSISVGKEYQRRTRMLILRAAILKHHIHVKCPQRESSQGGEMSVAPGNSSSAPRN